In Astatotilapia calliptera chromosome 23, fAstCal1.2, whole genome shotgun sequence, a genomic segment contains:
- the LOC113016942 gene encoding striated muscle preferentially expressed protein kinase-like isoform X2: MAESHGSSSSSSSNIPSKRAKISIDHVPENGSNIQEPAAPVFVRKLRKAAVGTGCDIRLRVSVLGHPTPSLAWYRNDELLSPSEAQDSGGLWIRDCRTSDAGLYTCVATNELGEARCSAVLAVMDLGEDSETTEDETTEPQMETKEGPGRHHDKAGRKGPSGEGGRVMDYNPDASDRRATLPGTYDPVVERELRTLGSRPPGPHLDPTNPARLQTADESQGLSSYVPLSSPQPPLTTHKNSISTQKQHSGKVKPSGPQTSNTGQSSGTNSAVMTPKLARAGPKIFDKVLAFEERRVDLPRGAASFESDESGKKTGGPSKDESRILQGAAQKRAVFKQRASSLEDKTNYSQRIQNYQSKFTEELQRIKKLVGKPSLKKAYSTEQLSQKDRLHMGKLEPIPAQVVKKLEARERALEEGKVGEREGGSIWKNSQQAQGKDPGNQSSSSEKEKMTQSDLHGKPVDSARKISVTTATPPVHQLPGQPLPIATKTSLIRVDSKRDTNMDNKADHRSPGPTGKRASPVTAREPGPQFPPKPPRLTPSPNPSISPLLKRRKAEVGRTSPAMKVNIPTILVEDEPMETESVPHRSNEGRKREGRVHKSKKGRSAQRKSADEGGSSDDSYLSADDEPAEAPRFEKPLEDTTAPSASEVTLQCIITGSPTPTEPTHTQCGKSAVSLEISSPIQSDEEYLSPQEEVMEVGGSLPHHLKEPPSFQVAPCDQAVTEGQDVVMSVKARGQPKPMVYWLKDRVSVKTAGHFTVREMEDGTSEMRIGSAQRSDAGLYACRIINEYGSKQAECRLEVRAQTALTITREVKDAAVRAGESAVFECHITGPPDVDVDWLSRGKLIQPALLNCKMHFDGKRCRLMLNSVHEDDSGTYTCKLSTAKEELTSSAKLIVTPSKEPLFTRKLDILEVIEGRTARFDCKVSGSPAPRVTWMHFESRVEESDNIRILQEGGRHSLVITHVGSDTEGFYTAVAQNIHGKSECTAELYVQEPRAAVSSHMSKLEKMPSIPEEPEVFDNEVEKRTMPDFVQPLADVEVIEGKEAVLKCKVAGLPYPTIAWYHNSRRIENSEERKMTQYRDVHSLIIRGACHAHGGVYKAVISNKVGKAACYAHLYVTDIVPDPPDGPPVIEAITGKTITLSWKTPKRLDPSLDAGSLVYVVQQQPLGSIQWSVVASNLRETNYTVTSLSKGVRYAFRVLASTGKTLSKPSPATDLVQLLDRGPYLRKAPIILDKPEVVYVVENQPANITITLNHVHAAVTWKKRGVVLVSKPGMCEMSMPDDDQHTLKLQRVRSTDIGQLVVTARNQFGSDLCTLQLAMAVPPKFETIMEDVDVQVGETCHLAVVVEGKPDPDILWFKDDALLSESSHFTFVYDDPEYSLVVLNAQPHHSGVYTCTAKNLAGSNSCKAELTVHTERKEAEEPMEDEGTILRKMRRLTDYYDIHKAIGRGAYSYVKRVTRKNGKTEFAAKFISARGNRKALALREMELLSELDNERILYFHDAFEKKNVVVLITDLCHEELLERMAKKTTVMELQIRSSVQQVLEGLRYLHQKNIAHLDIKPENILMASPGSDQIRICDFGNAIKLETSEEHYCKYGTPEYVAPEIVNQTPVSTATDIWPVGVITYLCLTGVSPFAGENDKATALNIRNYNVAFEESMFSDLCKEAKGFVIKLLVVDRLRASAIECLRHPWFKSPTNKSISTAILKQVLARRRWQRSLISYKSKMVMRSIPELLDDSSSHVFIAVARHLKEGSPPPSSSSDSDADVDELPFIPMPLSMVFSGSRVSLNEIPGDEDVTGRHGFIADGTRKKESIGANNRGGECIKDEDITPNEAQTENIKRAPLKKGSSVESDESQTKARRSTMRRGSSADSALLLHIDPEEESTEKESEERNKSLKKAVSMELPNRSPSPGATKLSQEDYALKLELMRQRLLRGGNVDKNMSGLRGPLFETLGIEDERQTGSLDRNLRRSRTGPSTLVRAASSESPGEDTPKTKVFRKSTSFTQGDSEPMPLHRRFGAPLEIPSVGSSSIVGKKLQEATSMSALTEDTKAKSASTTAQGRPDQQEKHMSELGEEEGMKEKRTKSQIEGADKEECDYAYPSVITPIIIIEEEEDEEERKENQALHISKQKVKDKEMSQSSEEASFAGQSQTPDKPQSKDPSTIANTKSADASSPPEHPAVFAKVATPERSPGSVSSSSNPDLPSIPRQLILRTDIKDIDSEELFEARFKKRESSLTRGLKKLTRNKSEEKSPVLSRKANEGAEEIYRPAPRGAPLEMVSSGLKEKSKSVQDLRRDDQETGLGLIGRFSLRAKRSPSTEKKVQKSQEDKQSNVQETAKSKRVSWAVGRSKSLDTKELNGGGTQKNVDDREQGKAEESSVSAMRRKFESKVAGISAKLRTQSEERNNKDTEKELAQGDLHKVTDSPVLAMKQRFENKVAGISAKIRSQSEERKGDSEGKRTPLFTRHRHSQSEGRGLKGMGIPENQLAKQTGASGSKESVESTSSIHSESERRSRWDRWGLTRGKKDKTPSQSDLPSSVPKEEAKSQQFVRSASDFAPVFHIKLKDHVLLEGEPVTLSCLPAGSPQPQITWMKDRKPLEVDDRVNLISHPDGRQLVMIRKSTYKDAGVYECVASNPIATITTSCTLSIACVPKRPGTPEVPQTYNNTALVLWKPSETKSPCSYILERKTEGDSNWLTVATGIADCYYNVTDLPPGGTFKFRVACVNKAGQGPYSNCCRPVSLAPTVGGASPTVAVVKTAPTPPTPVITSSVTFPSHKPVQNSVPRSTVSTITSTSSTPKHEALTDASYLQSASPSSTIVVTPIPLTSSPSGPSTNPSLPSAGATVDGTQKISPTLPSSSTSKATSPFVLPKPQSPVNVVTPMTQTAAVLPPPSVVTPPSTPTKPTVASVPTYVPTITATARVAPTPVSFTPQVLQTSSLSPIGDGASTPARGTPSGRATPSTALRQGVPQKPYTFLDEKARGRFGVVRECRENATGKIYMAKIIPYIQENKQEILKEYEILKSLHNEKVMGLHEAYITPRYLVLVAEYCTGKELLYSLIDRFRYSEDDVVGYLVQIVQGVEYLHNRRILHLDLKPDNIMVTNLNAIKIVDFGSAQTFNPLSLKQQESGPGTLEYMAPEMVKGEVVGPPADIWTVGIVTYIMLSGHLPFEDKDLQHVESKILMAKFDPTKLYPNVSQSASAFLKKMLSSYPWARPTTKDCFTHAWLQDSYLMKLRRQTLTFASSRLKEFLVEQQSRRTEEATKHKVLLRTYQSSPQSPASGTSPHVPSPK; this comes from the exons ACTCTGAGACCACAGAGGATGAGACCACAGAACCTCAGATGGAAACCAAAGAAGGGCCCGGGAGGCACCATGATAAGGCTGGCCGGAAAGGACCTTCAG GTGAGGGAGGAAGGGTGATGGACTACAATCCCGATGCTTCAGATCGCAGGGCCACCCTCCCCGGCACCTATGACCCTGTAGTGGAGCGAGAGCTCCGCACTCTGGGTTCCCGACCTCCAGGGCCCCATTTGGATCCCACAAACCCAGCAAG GCTTCAAACTGCTGATGAATCACAGGGCCTGTCCTCCTATGTCCCCCTGTCTTCCCCCCAGCCACCTCTTACCACGCACAAAAACAGCAtcagcacacaaaaacaacactcgGGCAAAGTCAAACCTTCAGGTCCTCAAACTTCTAATACGGGCCAgtcatctggcaccaacagtGCAGTTATGACGCCCAAACTGGCTCGTGCAGGACCCAAGATCTTTGACAAGGTCCTTGCCTTTGAGGAGCGAAGGGTGGATCTGCCACGAGGGGCAGCTTCCTTTGAATCAGATGAGAGTGGAAAGAAGACAGGAGGCCCGAGCAAAGATGAGAGTCGAATACTGCAGGGTGCAGCCCAGAAGAGAGCGGTATTCAAGCAGAGGGCCTCTTCATTAGAGGACAAGACAAACTACTCCCAGAGGATCCAGAATTACCAGAGCAAGTTCACAGAAGAGCTCCAGCGGATCAAGAAGCTTGTGGGGAAACCAAGCTTGAAGAAGGCATATTCAACTGAGCAGCTGTCACAGAAAGACAGGCTGCACATGGGGAAACTAGAACCCATTCCTGCCCAAGTAGTTAAAAAGTTAGAGGCGAGGGAGCGAGCCCTAGAGGAAGGAAAagttggggagagggaggggggcagCATATGGAAGAATTCTCAGCAGGCCCAAGGCAAAGACCCGGGGAATCAGAGCAGCAGCTCCGAAAAGGAAAAGATGACACAGTCAGATTTGCACGGGAAACCAGTAGATAGCgcaaggaaaatctctgttaCCACGGCAACGCCACCAGTTCACCAGTTACCAGGACAACCGTTGCCAATAGCTACAAAGACGAGCCTAATCAG AGTTGATTCAAAGAGAGACACCAACATGGACAACAAGGCGGACCACCGATCACCAGGCCCAACAGGGAAGAGAGCATCCCCAGTAACTGCAAGGGAACCAGGACCCCAGTTCCCACCCAAGCCTCCTCGGCTCACCCCATCACCCAATCCTTCCATCAGCCCGCTCCTAAAACGAAGGAAGGCGGAGGTGGGGCGGACATCTCCGGCCATGAAAGTGAACATCCCCACCATCCTGGTGGAGGATGAACCCATGGAGACAGAAAGTGTTCCACACAGGAGCAACGAGGGAAGGAAGAGGGAGGGCAGAGTACACAAGAGCAAAAAAGGCCGTTCTGCTCAACGGAAGTCTGCAGACGAAG GCGGTTCTTCCGATGACTCTTACCTGTCTGCTGATGATGAGCCAGCTGAGGCCCCGAGGTTTGAGAAGCCTCTTGAGGACACCACCGCACCCAGCGCCTCTGAGGTCACACTGCAATGCATCATCACTGGCAGCCCAACCCCTACTG AGCCGACCCACACGCAATGTGGGAAATCTGCTGTATCTCTGGAAATCAGCAGTCCAATCCAGTCAGATGAGGAGTACCTGAGTCCTCAGGAGGAGGTGATGGAGGTCGGAGGCTCACTTCCTCACCATTTAAAAGAGCCTCCCTCATTTCAG GTGGCACCATGTGACCAGGCGGTAACCGAGGGTCAAGATGTTGTCATGTCAGTGAAAGCCAGAGGCCAGCCCAAACCCATGGTTTACTG GCTGAAGGACAGAGTCTCGGTGAAGACAGCAGGGCACTTCACTGTGCGAGAGATGGAAGATGGCACCAGTGAAATGAGGATCGGCTCGGCTCAGAGGTCAGATGCAGGGCTGTATGCTTGCAGGATCATCAATGAGTATGGAAGCAAACAGGCAGAGTGCAGACTGGAGGTCAGAG CACAAACGGCGTTGACGATCACCAGGGAGGTAAAAGACGCAGCAGTGAGGGCTGGAGAATCAGCCGTGTTTGAGTGTCACATCACGGGACCTCCAGATGTGGACGTGGACTGGTTGTCCAGGGGGAAGCTGATCCAGCCTGCACTGCTCAACTGTAAGATGCACTTTGACGGAAAGAG GTGCCGTCTCATGCTAAATTCAGTACATGAAGACGACAGTGGGACATATACTTGCAAGCTGAGCACTGCCAAAG AGGAGCTGACCTCGAGTGCAAAACTGATCGTCACGCCGTCCAAGGAGCCTCTGTTCACACGAAAGTTGGACATCCTGGAGGTCATCGAAGGACGCACGGCACGGTTTGACTGTAAGGTGAGCGGATCGCCTGCTCCGAGAGTCACATGGATGCATTTTG AGTCACGAGTGGAGGAGAGTGATAACATTCGCATCCTTCAAGAGGGGGGTCGTCACTCGCTTGTCATCACCCACGTTGGCAGTGACACAGAAGGATTTTACACAGCAGTTGCTCAAAACATTCACGGAAAGTCTGAATGCACTGCTGAGCTGTACGTGCAAGAACCCCGAGCTGCCGTCTCCTCTCACAT GTCCAAGTTGGAGAAGATGCCGTCCATCCCAGAGGAACCTGAAGTGTTCGACAACGAGGTGGAGAAGAGGACCATGCCGGACTTTGTGCAGCCTCTGGCTGATGTGGAAGTCATTGAAGGGAAGGAGGCGGTGCTGAAATGCAAGGTGGCGGGCCTGCCATACCCAACTATTGCCTGGTATCACAACAGCAGGCGCATTGAGAACAGCGAGGAGCGCAAAATGACTCAGT ACAGGGATGTCCACAGTCTGATCATTCGGGGCGCTTGTCATGCTCACGGAGGTGTTTACAAGGCTGTCATCTCCAACAAAGTGGGCAAAGCAGCCTGCTATGCTCATCTGTATGTTACAG ATATTGTTCCTGATCCTCCTGATGGGCCTCCGGTGATTGAGGCCATTACAGGAAAAACTATAACCCTCAGCTGGAAGACACCAAAGAGACTCGACCCTTCACTTG ATGCCGGCTCCTTGGTGTATGTGGTCCAGCAGCAGCCTCTGGGCTCCATCCAGTGGTCTGTTGTGGCATCAAACCTGAGGGAGACAAACTACACCGTCACCTCGCTGTCAAAGGGAGTCCGCTATGCTTTCAGAGTCCTAGCATCCACTGGGAAAACGCTTAGCAAGCCATCGCCTGCCACTGATCTAGTCCAGCTGCTGGACAGAG GACCGTACTTGAGGAAAGCGCCGATAATTTTAGACAAGCCAGAAGTTGTGTACGTGGTTGAGAACCAGCCTGCCAACATCACCATCACGCTGAACCATGTGCATGCAGCTGTCACCTGGAAAAA GAGGGGCGTGGTGCTGGTCAGTAAGCCGGGGATGTGCGAGATGAGCATGCCGGACGATGATCAACACACCCTGAAGCTGCAGAGGGTCAGGAGCACAGACATCGGTCAGCTGGTGGTCACGGCCAGAAACCAGTTTGGCAGCGACCTGTGCACACTTCAGCTGGCCATGGCAG TGCCTCCCAAATTTGAGACCATAATGGAGGACGTAGATGTGCAAGTCGGGGAAACATGTCATCTGGCTGTTGTGGTCGAAGGAAAGCCAGATCCGGATATTCTGTGGTTTAAG GATGATGCGCTCCTCTCGGAGAGCAGCCACTTCACATTTGTTTACGACGACCCAGAGTATTCACTTGTCGTCCTCAACGCTCAGCCCCATCACTCCGGCGTGTACACCTGCACTGCCAAGAACCTGGCCGGGTCCAACTCCTGCAAGGCCGAGCTCACAGTTCATACAG AGcgaaaagaagcagaagagcCAATGGAGGATGAGGGAACCATTCTGAGGAAGATGAGGCGTTTGACAGATTACTATGACATCCACAAAGCGATAGGGAG GGGGGCCTACTCCTATGTGAAGAGAGTAACTCGCAAGAACGGAAAGACCGAGTTTGCTGCCAAATTCATTTCTGCTCGCGGAAATAGGAAAGCCTTGGCTCTCAGAGAGATGGAGCTTCTGTCTGAGCTGGATAACGAGAGGATTCTCTACTTCCATGATGCCTTTGAGAAGAAGAACGTGGTGGTGCTTATCACAGATTT ATGTCACGAGGAGTTGCTGGAAAGAATGGCCAAGAAAACAACAGTCATGGAACTGCAG ATCCGCAGCAGTGTTCAGCAGGTTTTGGAGGGTCTTCGCTATCTCCACCAAAAAAATATAGCTCACCTCGACATAAAG CCAGAAAATATTTTGATGGCAAGTCCAGGGAGTGATCAGATCCGcatttgcgacttcgggaatgCCATTAAATTGGAGACTTCAGAGGAGCACTACTGCAAATACGGCACACCAGAATATGTCGCTCCAGAGATTGTTaaccaaactccagtttccacaGCAACAGACATATG GCCTGTTGGTGTCATCACTTACCTCTG cCTGACCGGCGTGTCACCTTTTGCGGGCGAGAATGACAAAGCCACTGCTTTAAACATCAGGAACTACAATGTGGCGTTTGAGGAGAGCATGTTTTCTGACCTCTGCAAAGAAGCAAAAGGATTTGTCATCAAGCTTTTGGTGGTGGACAGACT GAGGGCAAGTGCCATCGAGTGCCTTCGTCATCCTTGGTTCAAG TcaccaacaaacaaaagcatcaGCACAGCTATTCTAAAACAAGTTTTGGCTCGAAGGCGATGGCAG CGTTCCCTCATCAGCTATAAATCCAAAATGGTGATGCGGTCCATCCCTGAGCTCCTAGATGACTCAAGCAGCCATGTCTTCATTGCTGTGGCCCGGCATTTAAAAGAAGGCTCCCCGCCACCCTCCTCTTCGTCTGATTCAGATGCAGATGTGGATGAGCTTCCCTTTATTCCTATGCCACTGTCCATGGTTTTCTCGGGTTCCAGGGTCTCCCTCAATGAGATCCCAGGGGATGAAGATGTCACGGGACGGCACGGTTTCATTGCAGATGGGACaaggaaaaaggaaagcatAGGTGCAAATAATAGAGGAGGAGAATGCATAAAAGATGAAGACATAACCCCAAATGAGGCgcaaacagaaaatataaaacGAGCTCCCTTGAAAAAAGGATCAAGTGTGGAGTCAGATGAATCCCAGACAAAAGCCAGGCGGTCTAcaatgaggagggggagttCTGCCGATTCAGCGCTGCTTCTCCACATTGACCCAGAAGAAGAAAGTACAGAAAAGGAAtcagaagaaagaaacaagagTTTGAAAAAGGCTGTTTCCATGGAACTACCCAATCGCAGTCCAAGCCCTGGGGCTACAAAGTTAAGCCAGGAGGATTACGCCCTAAAACTGGAACTGATGAGACAACGGCTGCTCAGGGGAGGAAACGTGGACAAAAATATGAGTGGCCTTCGAGGGCCCCTTTTTGAAACACTCGGCATTGAAGATGAGAGGCAAACAGGATCCCTTGATCGGAATTTGAGAAGATCAAGAACTGGGCCGTCAACACTCGTCAGAGCAGCTTCCTCTGAGAGTCCAGGAGAAGACACGCCAAAGACTAAAGTTTTTCGCAAAAGTACCTCTTTCACTCAGGGGGATTCTGAGCCCATGCCCCTGCACAGAAGGTTTGGAGCCCCCTTAGAGATACCATCTGTGGGTAGTTCTAGCATAGTAGGGAAGAAGCTCCAGGAGGCAACCTCGATGTCTGCACTAACAGAAGACACAAAAGCGAAGTCTGCCTCAACCACAGCACAGGGAAGACCAGACCAACAGGAAAAACATATGAGCGAACTTGGTGAGGAAGAAGggatgaaagaaaaaaggaccAAGTCCCAAATAGAAGGGGCAGACAAAGAAGAATGTGATTATGCATATCCTTCTGTTATTACtcctataataataatagaggaggaggaggatgaagaagagaggaaagaaaaccaGGCATTACATATCAGCAAGCAGAAAGTGAAAGACAAGGAAATGTCACAGAGtagtgaagaagcatcctttgcaGGGCAGTCTCAAACACCTGACAAACCCCAATCCAAGGATCCTTCTACTATAGCCAATACAAAGTCTGCAGATGCATCTTCACCCCCGGAACATCCAGCAGTATTTGCCAAAGTAGCAACACCTGAGCGATCTCCAGGTTCTGTCTCTTCTTCATCAAACCCAGACCTTCCTTCCATCCCTCGCCAGCTTATTCTCAGAACAGACATCAAAGACATTGACTCAGAGGAGCTCTTTGAAGCGAGGTTTAAAAAGCGAGAATCGTCTTTGACCCGTGGCCTCAAAAAACTCACCAGAAACAAATCAGAGGAGAAATCGCCTGTATTAAGTAGAAAAGCAAATGAGGGGGCTGAAGAGATTTATAGGCCTGCACCAAGAGGGGCGCCTCTAGAAATGGTATCGTCAGGACTTAAGGAGAAATCGAAATCTGTTCAAGATTTAAGAAGAGATGACCAAGAAACAGGCCTTGGTTTAATTGGAAGGTTTTCCTTGCGGGCCAAGAGGTCACCATCCACTGAGAAGAAGGTTCAGAAATCACAAGAAGATAAGCAATCCAATGTGCAGGAAACGGCTAAAAGCAAGAGAGTGTCTTGGGCTGTTGGTCGCAGTAAGTCTTTGGATACAAAGGAACTGAATGGTGGAGGGACACAGAAGAATGTGGATGACAGGGAGCAAGGAAAAGCTGAGGAGTCGTCTGTATCTGCCATGAGGCGTAAGTTTGAGTCCAAAGTGGCAGGAATCTCTGCCAAACTAAGGACTCAGTCAGAGGAGAGGAACAATaaagacacagagaaagagCTGGCTCAAGGGGATTTACACAAGGTCACAGACTCTCCTGTCCTGGCAATGAAACAGAGGTTTGAGAACAAAGTGGCAGGAATATCTGCAAAAATACGCAGTCAGTctgaagagagaaaaggagattcAGAGGGAAAGCGCACACCCCTGTTTACCCGCCACCGTCACTCTCAGTCTGAGGGCCGTGGACTCAAAGGAATGGGAATCCCTGAGAATCAGCTAGCAAAACAAACTGGCGCCTCAGGGTCTAAGGAATCAGTTGAATCCACTTCTAGCATCCATTCTGAGAGTGAGAGAAGGTCACGGTGGGACAGGTGGGGTTTGACAAGGGgcaagaaagacaaaacgcctTCCCAATCTGATTTGCCCTCAAGCGTCCCCAAAGAAGAGGCAAAAAGCCAACAGTTTGTCCGCTCTGCTTCAGATTTTGCTCCAGTGTTTCACATCAAATTGAAAGACCACGTCCTGCTGGAGGGGGAACCTGTCACTCTTAGCTGCCTTCCAGCTGGTAGCCCACAACCACAAATTACATGGATGAAAG ATCGGAAACCACTGGAGGTGGATGACAGAGTCAACCTAATCTCCCACCCAGATGGAAGACAGCTTGTAATGATCAGAAAGTCCACCTATAAGGACGCCGGGGTTTACGAATGTGTAGCATCCAACCCCATAGCTACTATTACTACCTCCTGTACTCTTTCCATAGCTT GTGTCCCCAAACGACCAGGGACCCCTGAAGTTCCTCAGACTTATAACAACACAGCCCTGGTGCTGTGGAAGCCATCTGAGACAAAATCTCCATGCAGCTACATTCTGGAAAGAAAAACCGAGG GTGATTCGAACTGGTTAACTGTAGCCACTGGAATTGCCGACTGCTACTACAATGTCACAGACCTGCCACCAGGTGGCACCTTCAAGTTCCGCGTGGCCTGTGTGAACAAGGCCGGACAGGGGCCGTACAGCAACTGTTGTAGGCCAGTTAGCTTGGCGCCCACAG TTGGAGGAGCTTCACCTACCGTTGCTGTTGTAAAGACAGCCCCAACCCCACCTACGCCTGTGATTACCTCCTCAGTGACATTCCCTTCACACAAACCAGTCCAAAATAGCGTTCCCAGATCAACGGTCTCCACCATCACCTCCACTTCCTCTACTCCAAAACATGAAGCCCTCACTGATGCATCCTATCTTCAATCTGCATCTCCATCATCTACAATTGTGGTGACTCCTATCCCTCTAACCTCCTCACCTTCCGGCCCTTCAACAAACCCTTCATTGCCATCTGCAGGTGCAACAGTGGATGGCACACAAAAAATAAGCCCCACTCTCCCTTCATCATCCACCTCCAAAGCAACCTCTCCCTTTGTCCTACCCAAACCTCAGAGTCCAGTAAATGTGGTGACTCCTATGACACAGACTGCAGCTGTATTACCCCCACCTTCTGTTGTAACCCCACCTTCGACCCCCACAAAACCAACCGTGGCCTCAGTACCCACATATGTCCCCACGATCACTGCTACTGCTCGTGTGGCCCCGACTCCGGTGTCCTTTACCCCACAAGTACTACAGACCTCCAGCTTGAGTCCCATCGGTGATGGAGCCAGTACCCCCGCCAGAGGCACCCCATCGGGACGCGCTACACCCTCTACTGCTCTACGACAGGGAGTTCCACAGAAACCGTACACTTTCCTAGATGAGAAAGCGAG GGGTCGGTTTGGAGTCGTCCGAGAGTGCAGAGAGAATGCGACAGGTAAAATCTACATGGCAAAGATCATTCCCTACATTCAAGAGAACAAGCAGGAGATCCTGAAGGAGTATGAAATCCTGAAATCTCTTCACAATGAAAAAGTCATGGGTCTCCACGAAGCCTACATCACACCACGCTACCTGGTGCTGGTGGCAGAGTACTGCACTGGCAAAGAGCTGCTATACAGCCTTATAGACAG GTTTCGTTACTCTGAAGACGATGTGGTGGGATACCTGGTCCAGATTGTCCAGGGGGTCGAGTACCTCCACAACCGTCGCATCCTCCATCTGGACCTCAAGCCTGACAACATCATGGTGACCAACCTCAACGCCATCAAGATTGTGGACTTTGGGAGCGCGCAGACCTTCAACCCCCTCAGCCTCAAGCAGCAGGAATCAGGACCAGGAACGCTGGAGTACATGG CTCCTGAGATGGTGAAAGGCGAAGTGGTTGGTCCTCCTGCAGATATTTGGACTGTTGGCATTGTCACCTACATTAT GCTTAGTGGTCACCTCCCCTTTGAAGATAAGGACCTTCAGCATGTTGAATCCAAAATCCTGATGGCCAAGTTTGACCCAACGAAACTGTACCCAAATGTGTCTCAAAGTGCCTCTGCATTTCTCAAGAAGATGTTGAGCAGTTACCCATG GGCCCGCCCGACTACAAAAGATTGCTTCACACATGCCTGGCTGCAGGACTCCTACCTGATGAAGCTCAGGAGACAGACTCTCACCTTCGCCTCCAGCCGACTTAAAGAGTTCCTGGTGGAACAACAAAGCCGTCGCACAGAGGAAGCCACCAAGCACAAAGTGCTGTTGCGGACCTACCAGAGCTCCCCTCAGTCCCCGGCATCTGGGACTTCTCCGCATGTTCCTAGCCCAAAGTGA